One window of Amaranthus tricolor cultivar Red isolate AtriRed21 chromosome 13, ASM2621246v1, whole genome shotgun sequence genomic DNA carries:
- the LOC130798941 gene encoding uncharacterized mitochondrial protein AtMg00810-like, protein MKKFGYKQSNSDHTLFLKKERGRITCLIIYIDDMIITGNNEEEISDLKKKLFMEFEMEDLGNLKYFLGFDVLRSRRGIFMNQKKYILDFLAKTGMLKCKPAQTLIVANHGLQTVQDGELADKEQYQKLVGKLIHLSHTRPDIS, encoded by the coding sequence atgaagaaatttgggtaCAAGCAAAGTAACTCTGATCACACTTTGTTCTTGAAGAAAGAGAGAGGAAGGATTACCTGCTTGATAATTTAtattgatgatatgatcatcacTGGGAATAATGAAGAAGAGATTAGTGACctgaagaagaagttgtttatGGAGTTCGAAATGGAAGACTTAGGAAACCTGAAATATTTCCTTGGGTTTGATGTTCTAAGGTCGAGACGTGGAATTTTCATGAATCAGAAGAAGTATATACTTGATTTCCTAGCAAAAACCGGGATGCTTAAATGTAAGCCAGCTCAAACACTAATTGTAGCCAACCATGGGCTTCAGACAGTACAAGATGGAGAATTAGCCGATAAAGAACAGTATCAAAAGTTGGTGGGAAAACTCATCCACCTATCCCATactagacctgatatttcataG
- the LOC130799024 gene encoding UDP-rhamnose/UDP-galactose transporter 2-like has product MENERRSSSVSDVGAWAMNIVSSVGLIMANKQLMSSHGYAFSFATSLTGFHFTVTALVGLISNATGYSVSKHVPAWELLWFSIVANMSITGMNLSLMLNSVGFYQISKLSMIPVVCVMEWILHNKNYSKEVKMSVVFVVIGVGICTVTDVKVNAKGFICATVAVLSTSLQQISIGSLQKKYNIGSFELLSKTAPFQAISLLVLGPFIDYYLNGKFLLTYKMSTGALLFILLSCSLAVFCNVSQYLCIGRFSAVSFQVLGHMKTVCVLTLGWLLFDSEMTLKNIMGMAIAVMGMVVYSWAVEVEKQAAAKAAHHAKNSLTEEEIRLLKGDLNATPVKDVELGEPKA; this is encoded by the exons ATGGAGAACGAGAGGAGATCGTCGTCAGTATCAGATGTCGGAGCTTGGGCTATGAACATTGTCAGCTCCGTCGGTCTCATTATGGCCAACAAGCAGCTTATGTCTTCTCATGGTTATGCCTTCAGCTTCg CGACAAGCTTAACTGGTTTTCACTTCACTGTAACTGCTCTGGTTGGCCTAATTTCTAATGCCACTGGCTACTCTGTGTCCAAGCATGTTCCTGCTTGGGAGCTTCTTTGGTTTTCCATTGTTGCCAACATGTCTATTACTGGAATGAATCTTAGTCTTATGCTCAATTCTGTTGGCTTTTACCAG ATATCAAAGCTTAGCATGATTCCTGTCGTTTGCGTTATGGAATGGATTCTTCACAACAAAAATTACTCCAAGGAAGTTAAGATGTCTGTTGTTTTTGTGGTTATTGGTGTCGGAATTTGCACTGTAACTGATGTCAAAGTCAATGCTAAAGGTTTTATATGTGCCACTGTGGCTGTGCTCTCCACTTCATTGCAACAGATT TCAATAGGTTCTTTACAGAAGAAATACAATATTGGATCGTTTGAGTTGCTCAGTAAAACGGCACCTTTCCAAGCCATCTCTCTTCTAGTGCTTGGTCCATTTATTGATTATTATCTGAATGGAAAATTCCTACTGACATACAAGATGTCTACTGGTGCACTT CTATTCATACTACTTTCATGCTCCTTGGCGGTGTTCTGCAATGTTAGTCAGTACCTCTGTATAGGACGCTTTTCGGCAGTTTCCTTCCAGGTACTGGGTCATATGAAGACAGTTTGTGTCTTGACATTGGGCTGGCTGCTCTTTGATTCAGAGATGACTTTGAAAAACATAATGGGCATGGCAATTGCAGTTATGGGTATGGTTGTTTACAGTTGGGCTGTGGAAGTTGAAAAGCAGGCAGCTGCTAAGGCTGCCCACCATGCCAAAAACAGTCTGACTGAAGAGGAAATTAGATTGTTGAAGGGAGACTTGAATGCCACCCCCGTGAAGGATGTTGAGCTTGGGGAACCAAAGGCATAA